In one window of Methanosarcina vacuolata Z-761 DNA:
- a CDS encoding deoxyuridine 5'-triphosphate nucleotidohydrolase, whose amino-acid sequence MTLLSSTELRKLIQAKPPLLENAVDIETQIQPNGLELTLKEVKTIEGSGAVDFDNSERKLPDGKTLEFENDGWIHLPEGIYKVLFNEIVNIPMNLAAIAKPRSTLIRCGATLETAVWDAGYRGRSESMLVVYNTEGFRLKKDARIMQLLFYTLDTEVEKGYSGIYQNENTK is encoded by the coding sequence ATGACGCTTCTATCCAGCACCGAACTAAGAAAACTTATACAGGCAAAGCCTCCTTTGCTTGAAAATGCCGTTGATATAGAAACCCAGATCCAGCCTAACGGACTTGAGCTTACCCTGAAAGAAGTGAAAACAATAGAAGGTTCTGGAGCTGTGGATTTTGATAACTCTGAACGAAAGCTTCCAGATGGAAAAACTCTTGAATTCGAAAATGATGGTTGGATTCACCTGCCAGAGGGGATTTACAAGGTACTTTTCAATGAGATTGTAAATATTCCCATGAATCTAGCTGCGATTGCAAAGCCACGTTCAACTCTTATTCGATGCGGAGCTACCCTTGAAACCGCGGTATGGGATGCAGGATACAGAGGCCGCAGCGAGTCGATGCTGGTGGTTTATAATACGGAAGGATTCAGACTGAAAAAAGACGCCCGAATTATGCAGCTTTTATTCTATACTCTGGATACTGAAGTAGAAAAAGGGTATTCAGGGATTTATCAGAACGAAAATACAAAATAA
- a CDS encoding 2-amino-3,7-dideoxy-D-threo-hept-6-ulosonate synthase yields MNTIGKSVRLERIFNRSTGNAIIIPMDHGVSAGPIEGLKNLQETVNKVAEGGANAVLGHMGLAKYGHRGYGHDVGLIIHLSASTSLSPDPNHKVLVTTVEEAIKVGADAVSVHVNIGAEDEYEMLQGLGYVAGKCDEWGIPLLAMMYPRGKKVRSEYDVDVVKHAARIGAELGADIIKTNYTGSPETFKEVVEGCPVPVIIAGGPKMDSEQELLEMIAGSLEAGGRGVAIGRNVFQSRDPTDLVQKIAKVVHGGVSVEEISKSNR; encoded by the coding sequence ATGAACACTATAGGTAAATCCGTGAGGCTGGAACGTATATTCAATCGAAGTACCGGTAATGCAATTATTATTCCTATGGACCATGGAGTTAGTGCAGGTCCAATTGAAGGGCTTAAAAACCTTCAGGAAACTGTAAACAAGGTTGCAGAAGGCGGGGCAAACGCCGTGCTCGGACACATGGGGCTTGCAAAGTACGGACACCGTGGATACGGACATGATGTGGGCCTTATAATACATCTTTCAGCTTCAACTTCTCTTTCTCCTGATCCAAACCATAAGGTTCTGGTGACAACCGTAGAAGAAGCTATAAAAGTAGGGGCCGATGCCGTATCAGTTCATGTAAATATCGGGGCTGAAGACGAGTATGAAATGCTGCAGGGGCTAGGCTATGTGGCAGGAAAGTGCGATGAATGGGGAATTCCTCTTCTTGCGATGATGTACCCACGCGGAAAAAAGGTTCGTTCTGAATATGATGTGGATGTTGTAAAACATGCAGCTCGAATTGGAGCCGAACTTGGAGCTGATATAATCAAAACAAATTATACCGGAAGCCCTGAAACTTTTAAAGAAGTAGTTGAAGGATGCCCTGTACCTGTAATCATCGCAGGCGGTCCAAAAATGGATTCTGAACAGGAACTGCTGGAAATGATCGCAGGGTCACTCGAGGCAGGAGGAAGAGGTGTTGCTATAGGAAGAAATGTTTTCCAGTCCCGTGACCCAACAGACCTTGTCCAAAAAATTGCAAAAGTTGTTCACGGGGGCGTAAGTGTGGAAGAAATATCAAAGTCGAACAGGTAA
- a CDS encoding DUF2341 domain-containing protein, protein MIAKRSTVYVISFVFFIFLLTGCALAATGGTSGLPTEKNSWNCSKEILITENAGKDLQGYPVAVVLNSSNFNFSEAKIDGSDLRFSSGNRTFNYWIETWDPENEEALIWVRLPSLSANQTTKILMRYDNSGAEAVSSGEKTFDFFDDFEGNYLNELDWSAESAGGGLVEVKNGICNVSAPKVHAYDSSMIYSKKNFEINSMFVVKRMKVTTGTDNRGPVLQQGFIDHIDSKKNEIKHETELANESRVNLETIYRKQKKNLYDLTDVNVPEREWYVSGIAWYEENNTRKISWFKNGVRDPRMDFASNDSVTNIPMHVYLYAASYKDASKNTGSMAVDYVLVRKFVGAEPTVKIISAQDESKVSSESVSENNSGNSLGDDSNGTSEQSISEQSISENNSDNVSEDNFEYSFKSSSENISEPQIAAGSKPNSETSGIRLSSPYEFNFSDLVNELNSSGINTIFLSVDSEDVWQYERFVKMAHEKGIFVHAVLLEDVNCTKKGADNLCQNTLDTVLDYNEKSLAPFDGIDIDVNSSGWESSEENAIDYRTLFETADKEAKENVSISASLPLNYTASQIKEIAPFVDFFIIKAYPGEDKELNSVSNIVDAVALEMGEIRGAGSRGIIEISVEEGFKDKYSISQLFTGLSDYYSNDSAFLGVSIFNYDTYKGLPQTQTEEKGFPIPGFNTLAVILAGLGAFALLKEKKS, encoded by the coding sequence ATGATAGCAAAAAGATCTACTGTATACGTGATTTCCTTTGTATTTTTCATATTCTTATTAACAGGCTGTGCCCTGGCTGCCACGGGCGGCACGTCGGGTCTTCCCACAGAAAAGAATTCATGGAATTGCTCTAAGGAAATCCTAATTACTGAGAACGCCGGTAAAGACCTGCAAGGATACCCTGTTGCTGTTGTTTTGAACTCTTCGAATTTTAACTTTTCAGAGGCAAAAATTGATGGCTCTGACCTTCGATTTTCCTCAGGAAATAGAACATTCAATTACTGGATTGAAACCTGGGACCCTGAAAACGAGGAAGCTCTTATCTGGGTCAGGCTTCCGTCTCTTTCTGCGAATCAAACCACTAAAATTCTCATGAGATACGATAACTCCGGGGCCGAAGCCGTAAGCAGTGGAGAAAAAACTTTTGACTTTTTTGATGATTTTGAGGGCAATTACCTTAATGAACTGGACTGGAGCGCTGAAAGTGCAGGAGGAGGACTAGTTGAGGTTAAAAATGGGATCTGTAACGTCTCAGCTCCTAAGGTTCATGCCTATGATTCCTCTATGATCTACAGCAAAAAAAATTTTGAGATAAATTCTATGTTTGTAGTCAAAAGGATGAAAGTCACCACGGGTACGGACAATAGAGGGCCTGTGCTGCAGCAGGGTTTCATAGACCATATAGACAGCAAAAAAAACGAAATCAAGCATGAGACCGAGCTTGCAAACGAAAGCCGAGTGAACCTGGAAACGATTTACAGGAAACAAAAAAAGAACCTCTATGATCTTACTGATGTCAATGTTCCTGAAAGAGAATGGTATGTCTCGGGAATTGCCTGGTATGAAGAGAACAATACTCGCAAAATATCCTGGTTTAAAAATGGTGTCCGTGATCCGAGAATGGACTTCGCCTCAAACGATTCCGTAACCAATATCCCAATGCATGTTTATCTGTATGCTGCTTCTTACAAGGATGCCTCGAAGAATACAGGCTCTATGGCAGTCGATTATGTGCTGGTTCGGAAATTCGTTGGAGCCGAACCCACAGTGAAGATTATTTCAGCTCAGGACGAAAGCAAAGTTTCTTCCGAAAGCGTTTCTGAGAATAACTCTGGGAACTCTTTAGGAGATGATTCAAATGGCACCTCTGAACAGAGTATCTCTGAACAGAGTATCTCTGAAAATAACTCTGACAACGTCTCTGAAGATAACTTTGAATATAGCTTTAAAAGCAGCTCTGAAAACATTTCCGAGCCTCAAATCGCGGCTGGATCCAAACCAAATTCCGAAACTTCCGGAATCAGGCTTTCTTCCCCATACGAGTTCAATTTCTCTGACCTTGTAAATGAACTGAATTCCTCAGGAATAAACACGATTTTCCTCAGCGTAGACAGCGAAGACGTATGGCAATATGAACGTTTTGTGAAAATGGCTCATGAAAAGGGGATTTTCGTACATGCCGTGCTTCTGGAAGACGTAAATTGCACAAAAAAAGGAGCTGATAACCTCTGCCAGAATACTCTGGACACAGTACTTGATTATAATGAAAAATCCCTTGCTCCCTTTGATGGGATTGATATCGACGTAAACTCTTCTGGCTGGGAAAGTTCTGAAGAAAACGCAATCGATTACAGGACACTGTTTGAAACAGCCGATAAAGAGGCTAAAGAAAACGTATCCATCTCAGCAAGCCTTCCGCTTAATTATACTGCGTCTCAAATCAAGGAAATCGCTCCGTTTGTTGATTTCTTTATTATCAAGGCTTATCCCGGCGAAGATAAAGAGCTTAATTCCGTTTCCAACATTGTTGACGCCGTTGCCCTTGAAATGGGAGAGATAAGAGGCGCTGGCTCAAGAGGAATAATAGAAATCTCTGTGGAAGAAGGTTTTAAGGATAAATATTCAATAAGCCAGCTTTTTACCGGCCTGTCAGACTATTATTCCAATGATTCGGCTTTCCTGGGAGTCTCGATTTTCAACTACGATACCTATAAAGGACTGCCTCAAACACAAACAGAAGAGAAGGGGTTCCCAATTCCCGGATTTAACACCCTCGCGGTGATTCTTGCGGGGCTTGGAGCTTTTG
- a CDS encoding radical SAM protein encodes MQSKLITPEIKAFLISIGSVSVDPSLIPRARGSTAGPGAGTSSVFFRSGNKRVRLSINKDSPLSILKVEGEGDVGVFYQGKELVRGKLEPAPAHCPDQAFITLCERCVFDCKYCPVPKLQGHVKSDEEVLNIIDEVLRAGNLKAISLTSGVETSIEGEVERVLKLLPALKKYNVPIGVSVYPTEGCSRKFYEAGASEVKYNVETMDQEIFKKVCGDLSLDYILDRLREAVDVFGKNRVFSNFIIGLGESDDSVRDGIETLAQMGVIPVLRPVNPHPLRAGDCFTERPSPERLLTLAKLEAEILKKYGLDPGLAKTMCLKCTGCDLVPFVDF; translated from the coding sequence ATGCAAAGCAAGCTAATTACGCCGGAAATTAAAGCTTTCCTTATTTCTATAGGTTCGGTTTCCGTAGACCCCTCACTTATCCCACGGGCCCGAGGTTCGACTGCGGGTCCGGGGGCAGGTACGAGTTCAGTTTTTTTCAGGTCGGGAAATAAACGGGTAAGGCTCAGCATAAATAAAGACTCTCCGCTTTCGATTTTGAAAGTTGAAGGTGAAGGAGATGTTGGAGTCTTCTATCAAGGAAAAGAGCTCGTAAGGGGAAAACTTGAACCTGCACCTGCGCACTGCCCTGATCAGGCATTTATAACCCTTTGTGAAAGGTGCGTATTTGACTGCAAATATTGTCCTGTACCCAAGTTACAGGGGCACGTTAAGAGTGACGAAGAAGTCCTGAATATAATCGATGAGGTTTTACGAGCAGGAAATCTGAAAGCTATTTCCCTTACTTCGGGAGTTGAAACCTCAATAGAAGGAGAGGTTGAACGTGTGCTTAAATTGCTTCCTGCTCTCAAGAAATACAATGTCCCCATTGGAGTTTCGGTGTACCCTACTGAAGGATGTTCCAGAAAATTCTATGAAGCCGGAGCTTCTGAAGTCAAGTACAATGTTGAAACTATGGACCAGGAGATCTTCAAAAAAGTCTGTGGAGACCTTTCCCTTGATTACATTCTGGATAGACTCCGGGAAGCTGTTGACGTTTTCGGGAAAAACCGGGTTTTCAGTAATTTTATAATAGGGCTTGGGGAAAGTGACGATTCTGTAAGAGATGGAATCGAGACCCTTGCACAAATGGGAGTGATTCCTGTCCTGCGGCCGGTAAACCCGCATCCTCTAAGGGCCGGAGATTGCTTTACAGAACGTCCGTCCCCTGAACGCCTTTTAACGCTTGCAAAACTTGAAGCCGAAATACTCAAGAAATACGGGCTCGATCCAGGGCTTGCAAAGACAATGTGCCTGAAATGTACAGGTTGTGACCTCGTTCCCTTCGTTGATTTTTAA